Part of the Rhizoctonia solani chromosome 2, complete sequence genome is shown below.
CACCATGCGGCAAGGGTGTACAGAAGGATGGTGCAACAGAGTGGGACATGGAGCTCGAGCGAATCAATAGACACAAATTTTATTGGTGGTTGACCAACCTTATCGTCTTCGGCTGAAATGAAGCCTGTTAAAAATAAATATTTGGTTATATCGGGCCAACCTGCCGAGACAGGACCTTCGGACAAATGACTTTTCTTGGTAAATGAGCCTTTTGGTTTACAAATGCACGAGATTtgtgtgcaaaaaactcCTTGTGAAAACGTTAGGTTTACGCTCTATATCAAGAATAAATGGAGGCTTATTCTAGAAGTTTTGCTGTCCCTCTACGAAGCTTTATTTGCTCGAGAGACAATCGAGAGTCCCACTTGCTTTCCAGGATCTTTGAATCCTTGCACTAGTTAGTAAGCTGACCTTTTATCAGTTCGGGGTATAGTTATCAAATAAAGCATCACTTCAGGTTGAATGCTGGCTGACTAACTATAGCTGGAGTAGCCTACACGGGTATGGAACACTCCCGGGTATCCCTGGGTCCATGCTGTCCATGGTTCGCAATAGGTACCTGAATTTGGGGAGGAAATTCTGCTCATTACTGTCCATATCATATGTGTTGGTAAAAGAGTATATAAATGCTATACCCATAAGATTCTCCAACACATACATCATCCTTCTCACCCGGCCTCAGGCAGCAGCACTCGTCATGCCTTACTCTCAGCATACACATAGCTCTCTAGTCGCCTCTATTCTACCTATGCTTAGTTTGAGCCGGATACAATTCGATGGCTTTTTTATCTCGTTGTTCGCCAGGTTGGCTATGCCCGTCGCCGACCTGTCAGGCAAGCTTGCCATCGTCACCGGTGCCAATTCTGGTATTGGGCTGGAGGCCGCTCGCGCTTTTGCAGGAATGGGGGCTCGAGTTGTTCTAGCATGCCGCAACAAGGAGAGAGGAGAGGAGGCGAAGAAAAGCATTATCGAAACCACCGGTAATTTGGAAATCGAGGTCGAGGTCCTTGACTGCGCAAGCTTTCAAGCGTACGTGACTTCTTGAGCAGatggaagaagaaggaatCGAAGCGAGTCGATATTCTCGTTAATAACGCCGGTGATTAGGTTCTCGGTTATCTACGCCTTATATCTATACTTAATGGCTTTTTTCAATTCGTAGGAGCAACCACGGGAGTGCTCGCCATCACAGAGGATGATTATGAGCAAACATACCAAGCCAACCATTTGTCTCACGTTCTTCTCACCCATGGCCTACTCAACGCAGGATGCATCGCTCCCGATGGACGCATTGTGTCTGTTTCTTCTATGAATTCGTACTTTAGCGGCCCACTAAACAAGAATAACGTGGACAATCGCGATATTCTGACCAAGTTCGACAACAAGGCCGGACCAAGCTGTCGTTTATTGACATGATGCGGCTATATAACCGTTCCAAGGCCGCACAAGTCGTATGGTCTATGGCGCTGCAACGTCGCCTTTCGGCCACTGAGGGATGGAAGGGCATAACAATCCATTCCTGCCATCCAGGTATGCTATGTATATTCCTCAAGGGCCGCCAGCAAATGATCTAAAGCCCCGTCTGTATCTTAAAAAGGAGTAGTTAAAAGCTCAATCTGGACTCGACCACACCTACAGGGTCCTGAGGCTATAAAAGATATAGGCTGGATCTATTCAAATTTATGGgaacaacatttggcatCTCGAATGTCGAAGGAGCTGTGACTGTTGTGTGGCTTGCGGTTGCGTCCGAGCCTGTTCTCCCTGGGATGGAAGGTCTGTTCTGGGATCGGATGAAGTGGAAATGGATCGAGCCTGGGCGCTTGATGTTGGGCTTCAGAATGAACTATGGGACGTCTGGTGCAAGGACACGGATGCGCCGCTACTTTAGGTTTATAGTAATATGACTATGGATCTTTGGGCCTTTCGTATGAATGCCTTGTGAATCTTGCTTTAGAGTACTAGCTCATAGTTGATTTAGGTTCTCTAGGTTTTGTGATTAAAATAATTCGATTGGAATACATGGGAAGTCATGGATTATCTCGTTTCGATATGCCTGTTTTCGAAACCCAGCTATTCAGGGGTTCTGGATGCCCATGAGACATGGCTGGCTCTTGAGTGTTGTGTTACACCAATCCCCAACGCTTCACGATTCTTGTTGAGAGGTGTGGTAGGATCATACGATTTGGGCCAGTGGATAAACTTCGAATTCAATAACATTGCTAAATTTATAATCGTTTAATAATTGATTGTTAGCTACAGTTTGAATGCGTATATGTTGGTACTGGAGACTCCTTctctgcaaaatccgccTGAGCTCGTGAGCCcgaaatgctcgagaagcTTAAACGAGACACTCATGGTAATCTTGTTTATACTTCTCGAGCATTTGGGGCTCACAAGCTCCGATGGATTTTGCAGAGTTTGCGTGCGTTAGTAATGCAGAACCGCGTAAAAGAATCAATGTAATTTGGGATCAACCTAGGACAATGGATGCATACAGTCAACTTGGTAACTATTAAATATGCCGCAAGCAACAGTATAAACAAAGCGCCATTCCTGTCAGTATAGTACTCCTTAGTATTGCATGCGGCTATGACGGTAAATTGAGAAAGTGACGCTGCCACATTAATGTATTCGAAGACGCTCCAAGATCGTATTCGGTAGGCAGAACGAGAATTCGATCTCACACACGCACCGGTTCAGAAGACGCTATACGCGACGCCGAATGGAAGTCTGATCATGGATTCGTTAGTTAACAGCTTCGATATACAGCCTACTATTCCAAAGACGACGTAATGGCTGACAACTGAATTAATGAAATTATGATATACCCCGGATCGTTTGATTATTGGCACGGGCTTCCGAGTTCGCAGGGTAGATAAATGTTACCCAATCGTCGACTGTATTCTTGAGTATATTTATAGTTATGCGCCTAGATGCAGTGTGATCCACGTGGGGAATGATTGTGCTTTGACCAAGAGTTGCGATCGTGCCGGGTGTCGGTGTTGTCTTGGGGATCGGAAGGGAGGAGCGCAGGTGGGACGGTGATCTTGGCCGGCTGAGGGCTAAACTAGCGCGGAGAGGCGCCTGATTCGTTGAGCCGAGCGTGGATTGTCTTTCTTCTCGCTGCAGACAACAACAAGTTGAAGcaaaaaaggcaaaaaaaaaaacaaaaaaagaAAATCGATGAAAACCGTATCATTAATGTACAGCACGTTTCCGACCTTGGCTCGCAACAGGCACGGAAATGAATGCGAAAAGAGCGCCCGCCAAGGGAAAGCGTCGTAAAAAGGTACCCAAAGACAGCCGAGCGATCGGACCCTGAACGTTACCAGATTTGATGCCGAATAAAACCAGTGGGTTTACGTTCTTGTGAGGCTGTTCACCCGTCCCCCTCCAGCTTTGCTGTGTGTTCATAACCCGTACCAGCGTCCTCGTGCCCTGTCATTCGTTTTGCTTTAAAAAGCGCTTCATTTTCATTTTTTTCTTGAGAGAAGATACACTATGTTGGCCCTTGGATTTGCGCTTGTTGCTGGTGCGGTTGTTGGTGTTGCCGCTGCTCCTAATCCGTAGGTGTTGTTCTACTTGCCATGTGTGGTAATCATTTATTGATTGTTTGCGCTCTAGGACGGAGCCTTCTGGTGCTTCGGTGTTCAATGTTGGCCAGCAGTGTTCGATCAAGTGGGATGCTGATGCGGTACGTATACATTAGCCCCTTGGATCCTGTTCTCCACAGTTTGGCTGATTGGACATGGTAGACTGGCACATGGAAGGATATGAGCATCCAGCTCATGACCGGTGACAACTGGAACATGATCCACATTACTAGTCAGTTGTACTGGTTGAACAGTGAAGGGCGAGTATATTGACGCCTTGATAGCCATCGCTCAAAATATTGACGCAACCGACGCGACCAAGAACACATACACATACACTTGCCCTGACGTCACACCCAACTCGCAGATTTACTTTTACCAGTTCTCGAGCCCGTCGGACCCGAAGAACTTGTTGTGGACCACACGCTGGACTGTGAGTGTGTTTGTGTTGTTTGTTTGGAACAAGTGACTGATGGTGATGTAGCTTGCGAGTGCGAGCGGAGAAACCACACCACCAAGCGAAACTACTCAGCCCAATGGGGATAAGATTGGCTGGGGCAAGGGAGCGCTTGTTGACCCTTCGACGGCGGTTCCTGCCCCTGCTTACCTCGCTGGCAACAACCAAGCAGGGTCGACTAATTCCACTGCAGCTGGAGCTCCATCCACCGTTGTAATCTCGAGCACTGCTTCCCAGACTGGTACCTTGAGCATTACGTCAACCATAAACCCTGGTCCTGGAGTCTCGAGTACCACCGTTGTCAACACTACCCCAGCTGCTTCGACTGGGCGTGCTGCCACCACTGGTGCACCCAGCGCTGGTGCCTCGGCCAACAACCAgaccactaccaccagcGCCAACGGTGCATTGACCAACACTGCCGTCTCTGGCTTCACCCTCGTCGGAGCGTTCGTCGCCGCTCTCGGCTTGTTCTAGGCTCATAGACTTTCTTTATTCTCGTTGCCAACAACATTTTGTATGTGTTTGTGACTTTTGTGTGTGTTCCTTCATTCCTGGGTATAAATACATTATTCTTGTCATGTGCATTTTACGCTACGCAATAGAATGCCACATTATACCAAGTTGGTGTGCGAGTGGAAGATAAGAGCAAATTGAAACAAAAGTCGCCACCACCCTATGGTAGCCGCCGAGCGCTCCCCTCAGGATGCCACGACACCATTCAGGGTCCGCAGTCGTGTCTGGAGCATAGCAGCACACATTTATTCACCTGTCCAATCCTTGCCTTTTCCCATTCGACCACACGGGGCACCCTACGAATATGGCAGTCGCATACGAACTGCCAGCCCTTTCAAAAGAGGCCGTAGCAAACACGGCCTCGCTCTTGCGCATTGTCATTCTCGTCTTTATTTCAGGCGCTGCTATTGCCAGTCGATTGTTTGCCGTCATTAATTTTGAGAGTATTATTCACGAATTGTGAGTACACATAGGCCTTCTGTTGCGGGGGGTTGTGCTGATTTGGACTAGTGATCCTTGGTTTAACTAGTAAGTCTTTCGGCGCGTAACAAGAACAAGCATTGATGAGCCCAGTCGAGCAACAAAAGTCCTGGCCAAAGACGGATTTTATGTGGGTTTTGGTTATCGCGCAGTATATGTTTACTAACGCGCATACACAGGAATTCTGGAATTGGTTTGACCCCACGGCATGGTACCCTCTCGGCCGTGTCGTCGGTGGGACCATCTACCCAGGTCTCATGGCTACCTCGGGCGTAATCTACAACTTTTTACACGCACTTCATCTCCCCGTCGATATTCGTAACATTTGCGTCCTTCTCGCGCCCGGGTTCAGCGCTCTGACTGCCTATGCGACTTACTTGTGCGTCATTCTTTATTTGATACACCGCCCGAATTAATGCGTCGCAGGTTCACTAAGGAAATGAAAGACGAATCTGCCGGTCTCTTGGCGGCCATTTTATCGGTATCGCACCGGGCTACATCTCCCGTTCCGTCGCAGGATCCTACGACAACGAAGCGATCGCCATCTTTCTCCTCATGTTCACCTTCTACCTCTGGATCCGCGCCCTCAAACAAGGCTCGGCATTCTTCGGTACCTTGGCTGCCATATTCTACTTTTACATGGTCGCCGCATGGGGAGGCTACGCGTTCATCACCAACATGATCCCGCTGCATGCGCTTGCCTTGGTGCTCATGGGAC
Proteins encoded:
- a CDS encoding short chain dehydrogenase — protein: MLSLSRIQFDGFFISLFARLAMPVADLSGKLAIVTGANSGIGLEAARAFAGMGARVVLACRNKERGEEAKKSIIETTGATTGVLAITEDDYEQTYQANHLSHVLLTHGLLNAGCIAPDGRIVSVSSMNSYFSGPLNKNNVDNRDILTKFDNKAGPSCRLLT
- a CDS encoding GPI-anchored small secreted protein — encoded protein: MLALGFALVAGAVVGVAAAPNPTEPSGASVFNVGQQCSIKWDADATGTWKDMSIQLMTGDNWNMIHITTIAQNIDATDATKNTYTYTCPDVTPNSQIYFYQFSSPSDPKNLLWTTRWTLASASGETTPPSETTQPNGDKIGWGKGALVDPSTAVPAPAYLAGNNQAGSTNSTAAGAPSTVVISSTASQTGTLSITSTINPGPGVSSTTVVNTTPAASTGRAATTGAPSAGASANNQTTTTSANGALTNTAVSGFTLVGAFVAALGLF